The Kitasatospora albolonga nucleotide sequence GAGCGCGGCGGTCGGCAGGGCGTAGGAGTCCAGGGTGCGGACGCGGTAGGTGCCGGGGGTCGGTTTGGGGGTGGGGGCGAGCGTCATCCGGGCCGCCTCCGCCGTGTCGGGGACCTCGGGGACGCAGGCGGGGCAGAGCGGTTCGGGGAGCAGCGGGAAGGTGGCCGTGGCGAGGGTGACCAGGTCGACCCGGGTGACCTGGGGCAGCGCCCGGTCGGCGGGGGTGGCGTCGGGGTCGGTGACCCGGGTGGCCGCGTCCCGGGTGACCGGCTCCGTGTCCGGGTGGCCCCGGTGGCCGGTCAGCACCGCGCTGTACGCGGCCCAGACCGCGTCCACCGCGTACGCGGTCAGCACCGGCCAGCGTACGGCGCCCCGCGGCTCGTACCCCAGCTCCAGTGCCTCCCGCTCCGACCGGCTCCGCAGCCGCTGCCACCGCATCGCCAGGCACTGCCCGCACGCGGCGTCCCGGGGCCCGCCGCCCCAGGGGCCGATCAGCACGGCCCGGGAGGTGAGCTGGACGTTGGCGGCCGGGCGGGTGTCGGCGTACGGGTCCCGGTGGCCGAAGCCGAGGGTGTCGGCCGCCCCGAGCGGCACGACGTACGGCGCGGGCGGACCGCCGCCACGGGCCCGGGCGTGGCGGGCGGTCAGGGCCGACTGGAGCCGGACGCGTGCCAGGTCCAGCGGGGTCGCGGCGGTCGCCTCCGTCATGACTTGTCGCTCCAGCGGAAGGTCTTCAGCGCCAGCGCGCCGAGGACGAGGGCGAATCCGGCGAGCACCGCGCAGGCGACGCCGATGTCCGACAGGGGGCCGCCGCCGGTCAGCGCGCCGGAGACCCCGTCGTTGAGGTAGCGCAGCGGCAGGACGCGGGAGAGGTCCTGCATCCAGCCGGGCATGGCGTCGAGCGGGAAGAACGAGCCGGAGAGGAACGCCATGGGGATCATCAGGCAGTTGGCGACGGCGGCGACCGCCTCGGGCGTCTTGGCGTAGCTGCCGACGATGACGCCGAGCGCGAGGAACGCGGTGATGCCGAGAACCAGCACCGGAATGACGAGCGGCCAGCGGCCGTCCACCTGGAGCCCGAAGGAGGGGAGCATCGCCACGGCCACGAACAGCGCCGTCTGGACGGCCCCGATGCCGAGCCCCAGGACATAGCGCGAGGCGAGCACGGCGGAGACGGGGGTGGGCGTCATCCGGATCAGCCGGAGGATGTCGTCGCGCCGCCACTGCATGAGGACGAACCCGACGCCGAAGACGGCGGCGTTGCCGACGCCCCAGGACAGGACGCCGGGCGCAATGTAGTTGATGTAGGGCTTGCCGCTCTGCTCGACGGTCTGGCCGTGGAAGATCAGCCCGAACACGACGAGGAAGATCAGCGGGAAGGCGAAGGTGAAGAACAGGGTGGTGCGGTCGCGGGTGTAGGCCCGGTAGCCGGCCTGGCTCAGCGCGGTGTAGGCGCTCATGGGGGTGTCTCCGTATCGGTGGTTCACGAGGGGGCGTCAGCGGGTTCGCGGGGGTACCGGCGGGGCGGGAGGGCTACGCCGGGGGCCGGGCCCCGGCCTCCGGCGGCTGCTCCGGCGTTCCGGCGGCGGTCAGCGTCAGGTAGACGTCCTCCAGGCTCGCCGTCCTGGTCTGTACGCCCTGGAGCCCCGCGATCCCGTCGACGGCCGCGAGCACCGGGCCCGAGGTGAGGGTTTCCAGGACGACCGAGCCACCCTCCTCGGTGACCCGGTCCACGCCCGGGATCGCGCGGGCCCGCTCCACGCTGAGCCGGTCCGCCGGAACCAGCAGCCGGGTGGTGGGGCTGGAGGCGGCGATGAGCCGGCCGGGGCTGTCGAGCGCGGCCACCTTGCCCGCGACCATGATCGCGACCCGGTCGCAGAGCGCCTCGGCCTCGTCCAGGTGGTGGGTGGTGTAGACGATGGTGCGGCCCGCGCCCTTGAGGTCCCGGAGCACCTGCCAGAGCGAGCGGCGGGCCTGCGGGTCGAGGGCGGCGGTCGGCTCGTCCAGGAAGATCAGCTCGGGGTCGTGGACGAGGGCGGAGGCGATGGCGAGCCGCTGCCGCTGTCCGCCGGAGAGGTCGTCGACCCGGGTGTTCCCCTGCTCGGTGAGGCCGACGGAGGCGAGGGCCCGTTCGGCGGCGGCCGCGTCGCACCGGTAGAGGGCGGCCATGGTGGCCAGGTGCTCGCGGGCGGTCAGCCGGACGAAGAACGACGAGGTCTGGGTCTGCACGCCGAGCCGGGGCAGCAGGGCGGTGTTGCGGGGCCAGGGGCTCTCGCCCAGGACCGTGACCGTCCCGGAGTCGGCGCGCCGCTGGCCCTCCATGATCTCGACGAGGGTGGTCTTGCCCGCCCCGTTGGGGCCGAGCAGCCCGAAGAACTCGCCGCGTTCGACGGTCAGGGAGACCCCGTCGACGGCCCGGGTGGTGCCGTACGTCTTGTGGACGCCGCTCAGCGCGACGGCGGCGGACCCTGCGGGTTCCGCCGGGGGGTCGTGCGGGGTCCGGGGGGCGGTGGACGTCATGGAACTCTCTCCTTGGACGGAACAGCGCGGCCTGGGAAGCGATCAGGCCGTCAGCAGATGATGGACGCCCGCGGCGACCGCCGCGACCGCAGCGACGAGAACCAGCACCGTGCCCAACGCGTAGCCGCGATAGGCGATTCGGGCCCGACGGGGGTACGTGGCTGCTTCCGGGGAGCGGCGCAGGGCGAGCCGCAGGTAGGCGCCGGTGGAGGCGGCGAGGCCGGTGGCCCCGGCCAGCTCGCTCGCGATCCTGTAGCCGTCGAGCGGCGGCAGCGGTACGAGCATCGCGAACGCCTGGACGCTGCCGAGGAGCAGCAGCGCGGAAATCGCCTCGTGCGTGGCGTCGTCGAGCGGGGCGAGGAGCCAGAGCGCGCAGAACGGGAGCAGGAAGAGGAGGTTCATCACGGCGCCCGCCGCGGCGGTGGCGATGCGGGGCCGACGACCGCCCAGATACGGGTAGTTGTCGACCGTGCAGTACATGATGACGGCCGGGAGCCGCCAGCGCAGCCCGATCTCCGCGACCCGGCCGCCGTAGTGCCGGGCCACCACTCCGTGGGCCAGTTCGTGGAGGGCGGTGCTCACCCAGAGCAGGATCGCGATGCCGGTCAGCAGGACGGGGTTGGTAAACAACTCCCGTACAGCGATGAGCAGTTCGCCGGAATGGGCGATGACGAGCGCCTCCATGGCCACCAACAGCACCAGCAGCGGCACCGTCGCCCAGGGCGTGAGCAGGAAGCCGAAGACCCGGTGGAGGCGGGCGGTGGTGGCGTCGGCGTCGGCGACCAGGGGGAGGGTGCCGCGCAGGAGGGTGCGCGGAGCGGGCGGTACGGCCGGTGCGGGCCGTTCGGGTGCTCCGGCCAGGAGCCCCTTCGCCCCCAGGGCGGCCAGGAGCTGCCGCCAGTGGGCGTCGCCCAGGCGCCGCCCGTACTCCCCCGCGTACTCCTCACCGATCTCCGCGAGGCTCCGCTCGCCGTCCATGCGGGCGATCAGGAAGTGTTCCTTGGGCCCGACCTTGAAGGAGTTGCCGCTCCCGGTGTCCTTGACCAGGTGGACGGTGGCGGCTCCGTCGAGCAGCGGGCCGCTGAGCAGGACACCGGGGCGCAGTCCGGGGCGGTGGGCGGCGAACCCGGCGGCAGCCCCGGGCGTTCCGGTTGCCCCGGACGTGCTCATGCGGACTCCTTGAGGACCCGGCCCAGAACATGGCTGAGATACGCCTCGTCCCGGATCGTCACGTGCAGCCGATTGTTGGTCATGTGCATGTACGGGGAGAGCAGCAGCGGGAGCGCGGTCTCCGGGTCGGTGATCCGCTCGTCCCGCTCACCGTCCCAGGACCGGAAGACCAGGTCCCCGTCGACGGCCAGCTTCCGCGCCCGGTCCCGGAGTTCGGCGCAGTGCTCGGCCCACCCGGCCAGCGAGCCGGGCAGCGAACGGGGGCTCCCGGGCGGGGCGGTGGCGGCCCGGACGCGGGCGAACCGGTCCCGCAGCCCGTCTGCCGTGCGGGCGTAGTTGCGGTCGTACTCGTCGGTGCCGATGAAGCCGGTGCCGGGGAAGGCGCGGTGCCAGAACGCGTAGTAGCTGTCCAGGTACCGGGTCAGTTCGTCGCGCTCCGGGAGGAACGTCGAGGCGATCACCATCATCAGCTGGGCCGAGGTGCCGAGCAGGACCGTGCGCAGATGGAGGTTCTTGGTGGCGAGCGCGTCGATGACCAGGTTGCTGGAGTGGCGGAAGTGCCACTCGGCCAGCTCGATCCCGGCCGGGCCGCCGTACTTCCCGAACTCCGGCTCGTAGGGCTCGCGGTGGCGGGAGTTGTTGGGGCGCAGGTTCATCCGGCCCCGGTCGTCGGTGTAGTGGCCGCGCTCGCCGCCGGGGAACTCGATGTCGAAGAGGGCGTTGTAGAAGTCGTTGAGGAACCCGGAGTCGACCTCGTACAGCGCGGGGCGCTCCGCGAGGAAGGCGTCCACGGCCTGTTCGGTGCGGCGGGCCACCTCGGCCTCGGCGCCGGGCGACGACGGCTTGAGGCGCAGGCGTACGTGGGGGCCCTCCAGCCAGTAGTTGATGAAGAAGTACCCAGCGAGCAGCCCGTCCGCCTCCAGCTCCGCGACCAGCGGGCGGACGCAGCGCAGGAGGAAGGGGCGGGGGTTGGCGGCGTAGAAGACATGGGTGGCCTGCCAGGCGCCTGTGGTGCTCTCGGGCGTGGTGGCGGGTGCGGTGGGGGGTGTCACGGGGTCCTCCTGCGGGCGGGTACGGCCGTCTCCACGGCCAGTTCGGCGACATGGCGGCCGTGGCCGGAGACGGTGTGCAGGGCGTCCTCGTCGGGGAGCGCCTCGCGGAACACCACCCGGGCCTCCGGGGTCCTGACCAGGGCCTCGAAGGCCGCCAGGGAGAGCGGGCTGTCGAAGTCCAGGTACTGCGGCTTGGCCCCGGTCGCGCCCCGGGCCCCGGTGTCGGAGACGGTGGCGAAAACCCGGTCGGGCAGGCCGTGTTCACGCCGGAAGGCGTGCCAGTCCAGGAACCAGCCGTCCTCCGGCACCCCGGCCCGGTGCAGCGGCAGGGCGGTGGCGGGGGCGCTCCAGCTGCGTCGGCCGAGGACCAGCGAGCCGTGCCGGACCCGGGGCCGGGTAGTGACCCCGCCCGCGTCCGGCGCGCCTTCGGGGACCCCGCCCCAGACGTTGAGCGGGGCCATGGAGGTCGGGGAGAGGAGGAGCAGGGTGCGGGGCAGTTCGGGGAGGGCGAGGGGGACCAGGTAGCCGAGGTAGACGGGGATCACCTCGCGGCCCAGCCGGGCCGAGCGCAGGACCAGCCGGCCGCCCCCGGGGTCGTGGACCAGGAAGAGGTCGTCCAGGGTGATCCTGAACTCGGCTGCCAGGGTGCCGCGTTCACCCGGGCAGACGATCTCGTACGGGACGAGCCTGCCGTGCAGGTTGAGGTTGCTGGTGACCGGGCCGCCGGTGACCTCGGCCAGGACGGCCCCCTCGGGCACCAGGGTCTCCGCGTCGGCCAGGAGCCGTTCGTCGAGCCCGTCGAAGAGCTGGGTGAACCGGCTGAAGGGGAACGAGACGCCGCCGTAGGACCGGTTGAGGACCACGAGCGGGTCGCCGGGGCGGTCGGCGATCTGGAGGTGGTGGCTCATCGGCGCGAAGTCCGGCGCCAGTCCGTCCAGTTGCCCGGCGACCTCGGCCAGGAAGCCGTCGTCCACCCGCACTTCGGCCGCCTCCGGCCCGGCCGCCTCCCACAGGGCGGTCATCCGGGCGGTGAAGGTGCGCCGGGCGGCGTCGAGGGCGCGCAGCCGGTCCAGGCCCAGCCAGTTGACCTCGGGGACGTAGGTGCCGTCGGCGTCGTACGGGGTGCGGGCGGCGGTGAACGTCATGTACTGGTCGAAGAAGTCCTCGTGGAAGTCGTGGACCAGCTTCAGGAGGTCGTCGCACCGGCCCCCGCGCCCGTACCGCGCGAGGAAGAACCCTTCGAAGGTGATCCGCTGCGGCAGGGTGAGGTCGAAGGCGGGCAGCACCCGCTCGACGGCGGCCAGCGGCCCGGCGGCCAGCGCCGCCCAGGCGGCGGGGTCCAGCTCGGTCCGCACCCGTACGGCGGCACCGACCGGAGCGCCCGCGCCACCCGCACCGCCCGGAGGCGCCACGGGGTCCGAAGCCCTCTCGCCGTCCGGGCCTCCTGGAGCGCCAGGCGCGTCCGAAACCCTGGCGCCGTCCGAAGCCCCCGTCGGTCCGACCCTGCCGGTCGGCCCCCGGCCGCCCGCCGCCACGTCCTCGTACAGCAGCGTCTGCGGCACCTTCGCCCGCTCCGCCCCCAACTCCTCCTCCTGCACCGCCCGGAGCTGGGCCCGCAGGGTGTCCAGCAGGACGCGCCGCTCCTCCGGCGAGGCGTCCGCGAACCGTTCGACGCACCGGGCGGGGCCCTCCAGCCGGTCCGCGAGCCGGTCGGCCCAGGCGCGCTCCAGGCCCCTCAGGGCCCCCTGGAACGCGCGCAGCGGGTCGGTGTCGTGCACCTCGGTCCGCAGACACGGCACCTGGACCATGCCCACGTCCAGCAGCGCCCCGAGGTACTGCTCGCACTCCTCGCGGGCGGCCCCCCGGTCGCGGCCCAGCCACTCCACCAGCTCCCCGTACCGCGGCACGCTCCCCCGCCGCTCCTCGAAGAGGGCGAGCAGCCGGTCCAGGGTGCCGCTGCGGCGCAGGAAGAACAGCCGGTCCTTCACCGCGTCGAACGTGACGGCCGTGTCGTCGTCGCCCGCCGTCACCCACCGCCGCACATACCGCACCCGGTCGTCGTCGCGGCCCCACCCGGAGGCGGGGGCGACCGGCAGATCGGCGCGGCGGGCCGGGTCGGCGATCACGGCGTCCGCGAGGCGGCCCAGCGCGACGACGTTGAGCCGGGCCTGCGTCCGCCACTCCTCGTCCACCCGCAGCCGCAACCCGTCGGTGCCGGTGAGCGAGCCGAGCGCCACCCCCGTGAAGGTGGAGAAGGGGCTCGTCTTGCACGCGGTCCGGTACACGTAACTCAGCAGCGAGCGCTCGATCTTGCGCTCCTTCTTGCCGGGCCGGGCGCCGTCCGCCGGGGCCGTCCGCCGGTACGTGTCGAGCTGGGCGTCCAGGGCCGGGGAGGCGAGCAGCAGGGCCCGGCGCAGCCGCTCGTGGCCGGCGAGCTCGCGCAGCGCCGCGCGGCCGCGGGCGGTCTCGGCGGCCAGCAGTGCGGCCCCCGCCGCGCGCCGCTCGTCGAGGGCGCGGCGGCCGGTCAGCCAGTCGGTGAGGGTGGCGGCCGCGGCGGGGTCCAGGGCGCGGACCCGGGAGAGCAGGGCGTCGGCCGTATCGGCGGCGGGCAGACGGTCGTTGAAGACGTCCCGGCGCAGCTTGAGCAGGGCGCGGCGGAGCGGCTCGTCGTCGCTGCCGCCGATCAGACCGTGCAGCCGGTCCCCGGCCTTCTCGGCGAGCAGCGCCAACTGGGCTTTCTCGTCCAGGACTTCATCGGCCCAGCGGCGCCCTGCCGGGGCGCGCAGCCGCCGCACGCTCTCGACCGGCAGCCCGGCGACCCGGACCATGAAGGCGGGCCGGAGACCCGAGTGGTCGACGGGCAGGGCTCCCGAGGGGTTCATCGCGAAACTCATGTCCGGTCCCCCCGCTCAGGCGATCTCGTAGCGGAAGTCGGCCGGTGCGGGCCGTTCGTTGCCGATCATCATGATGAGCAGCGGCGCCTCACCCGTCCCGTCGAGTCCCAGCTCCTCGATGTAGGAGATGTTGTCGAAGCCGAGGGCCACCCCGCAGCCCAGGTCGACGGCGGACGCGGCGGTGTACAGGGACTGGGCGACGGCCCCGACGGTGGCGTTGACCAGGCGGTATCCCCGGTCCCCGACCGCGTCCAGCACGGCGGTGGTGCGGACGGTCGGCACCAGGACGGCCCCGGCCTGCTCCAGGTTGTAGTTGGCGAGGAAGTAGTTGCGCTGGAGGAACTCCCCCGGCCGCCCCTCCTTCACCCGCCGCAGGCTGCGCCGCTCGGGGTCGTACGCGTACGACCCCGGCGCCACCCCCTCCACATGGCTGACGAAGGCGTACAGCTTCGCCAGCCGTACGTCACCGGTGTCCCCGCCGAGCCGCGATCCGGCCACCGCCGCGGCGAGGCAGGCCGCCAGCTGCGGCCGGGTCACCGGCAGCCGGGCCTCGAAGCGGCCGAAGCTGGAGCGGCGGTCGCGCAGCGCGGTGCGGACGTCGGTCTCCAGCGGCCGGGCGGGCGGCAGTCCGACCTCCTCGGCCGCCGGGTCGGCCGGGTGCGCGGCGGCCGGGGCGAGCGCTCCGGGGGCCGGGCGGGCGGTGGCGTCGGCTGAGGTGGCGGCCTGCATCCGCAGGAGCGCGTCGAAGGCGAGGACGGTACGGGAGCGCTCGGCGTCCTTGCGGCGCACGGAGACCGACGCGGCGCACCCCTGGCCCGAACTCCCGTGGTATCCGGCCCACTTCAACGGCACGACCGCGAAGATCCCCTCCTCCTCCGGGTCCACCCCCAGCAGCTCCGCGAGCCGCGCCTCGTCGAACCAGAGCGCGGGCTCGACGGCCAGCCCCCGGGCCGCCGCCCACATCCGCCAGGTCTGGACGCAGGCGCCGAGGTCCATGGAGACGGCGTGGAAGGAGAAGCTGTTGTACTTGAAGGCGTTCTGCCAGTACTTGATGGAGAGCACCAGATACTGGTCCGTCTCCGGCCCCGGCGCCCCCTCCCCCAGCGCGGCGCGCACCCGGCCGGTCACATCGCCGGTCAGCAGCCGCTGCATGGTGTGGTGGCGGGTGGAGTAGTAGTGCACCCCGGGCGGTACGGGGCCGCTCGGCCCGGAGACCCAGTGGACGGCGACCGGGTAGAGCCCGCCGCCGGAGGCCGAGCCGCGCGACCAGTTGGCCAGCGGGTAGAAGGGCAGGGCGCTCAGGTCGGTGTTGGCCTGGACACCCAGACGGCGGCCGGTGAGCCCGTAGGAGTCGCGGAGCATCCCGGAGAGGGTCACGAGGTCGAACTCGCCTTCTTCCGGCGCCCCTTCGGCGCACAGGCCCCGGTCGAGCGTGGCGTCGGCGGGATAGGGGGCGTCGGGCAGCGGGAAGCTGTCGGCGCCCGGGTAGAACTTGGCCTTGCGGGGCCCGTCCTGCCAGTTCGGTACGTAGTCGGCGGGGTCCATCGGGACCCGGCCGCGGTGCATGATCGCGTCGGCGTATTCATGGGCGTATCCCATGGCGGGCTCCTTGGTCACGGCAGGGGCGGAAGGGCGGCCGGGGGGCGGTCAGGGGAACGGGTGCGGGGCCGGGTTGAGGTCGGCGTCGGTGAGGTCCGCCGTCCGCAGCCCCGCCTCGCGCAGCGCGGTCCGCAGCCGGGGCATCCGCAGGGCGCGCTGCCGGCTCCAGCCGAAGTCGATGGGCAGCAGACCGGGGACGAGGACGCTCACCGTGGTCAGCCCCAGGGCCCGCTGCTCGGGCATGGTCTGGTCGACCACGACCACGTCGAACCCGGCGGCCGTGACGGCGTCCACACACCGCCCGAGGTCCTCGCGCAGATCGCCGGAGACCGGGAGGACCGGCCGGGCCCCGGGCCCGTCCCCGTACAACTCCTCGAAGGAGAGAGGCGGTTGGCGTACGGAGCCGGGGGCGCCGAGCAGGAAGTCCGCGTGGTCGCCCATCTCCGGGATGCCGTAGGCGAGGGGGTGGTCATGGAGGGCGGCCACCTGGTCGAAGTCGTCCGCCATCGCCCGCAGCCGCTCCTCGTCGCGCTCGGTGCGGCCCTGGAGGTTGACGGCGTCGGTGGCGATCTCGCAGAGCGCCCCGGCCAGGGCCGCCTCGGGGTCGAGTCCGGCGCCCGCGCCGAAGCACATCCGGCCGAGACCGCCGTCGGGGCGGACGGCGACCCCGGTGACGACGGGGATGGGGAAGGTGATCCGGGTGTCGAAGAACCGGGCCTCGTACCCGTACATCTCCAGCCGGTCCACCATCTGGCGGGTGGCCGGGCGGCGGCTGGTGCGCGGGTCGATCTCGGGCAGCGCGGCCCGCCCGTACCAGGAGAGCAGGAACGCGTCCCGCTCCACGACCTCCATCAGCCCGAAGTAGACGGCCTCCTCCAACGCCCCGCCCGACGCACAGCCGTTGGAGCTCTCCTGCACGAACCGGTTCTCCAGGCCCGGCGCGTGGTAGTACGTGAGCACCTCCGGCACCAGCACGGTCCGCTCGTCCCGCAGCGACCAGCCCCGCACCCACGGGATCTCCCGGTCCGAAGTGAACGGCAGGACACGGGGGTTGGCGGCGTGGAAGGCATCGGAGTAGAGGCCGACGGTCCGGGGGTCGACCGCCGCCCGGCCGTCCGCCCGCAGGTCGTCCAGGCTCGCCCGCACCTGGGCGTGCTTGGCCCGCGACCGCATCCCCGCATACCGCTCCAGCCCTTCCAGCACTCCGATCCGCACGCTCTCGGCGAAGGTGTCGGCGTGCCCGCCCCAGAACGTCTCGCGCAGATAGGGGCCCGAACGCATCGAGAAGCAGCCGACAGTGGCCGAGGTGGAGGTGGAGGAGACGTCCTGGACGACGGAGGGGCCGAGGGAGCCGCAGACCGGGTTGGCGTACGGCTCGATGGGCAGCTCGTACGTCCCGATGTCCCGGACCCGGAAGCCGCCGGGGCGCAGCTTGGGCGCGGGCTTCAGGGTGATGGTGGCGGCCTCGTCGGTGTCGGGCTCCGGGGTGGCGCAGACCGGGCACTCGGGGTCCGGGACGAGCGGGTAGTGGCGGACGGCCAGGGTCTGAAGGTCGACCAGATGGACGGCGGGGAAGGCCCCGGCCTCCGGGCCGCCGCCGCTCAGCCGGGCGGCGATCAGCCCGGCCACCGCCTCCGCCGCGAAGGGCGTGAGGTACGGGGACGGGCCCGCCGCCCGGGTCCCCGCACCCAGCTCCAGCGCCTCGCGCAGGGGGACCGAACGCACGGCCTGCCAGCGGCGCTCCAGGCAACGCGAGCACGGGAGTCGGGGACCGCTGAGACCTGCGGGGTCCGCTGCCGGGAAGGGGCCGATGACGGCGTGGCGGCCGTAGTAGCGGACCGGGACGGCAGCGTCGGCCGGGACCGCCTCCGCCCTGAACGCGTCCCGTACGCCGAGGGGTTGGACGTCCAGGAGGGGAGTCCCGGCCTCGGCGTGCGGGGCGAGCCCGGCCCGTATCAGCTCGGTGAACAGGGTGGTGGACTCCCCCAGGACGGGCGGGGCGGCCACCGGTGTCTCAACGGGCATCAGGGCCACCCGGGATGAGGGAGTCCACCGTGACCAGCACCCGGGCCGTGGCGATGGAGCCCGCCAGGAGGTCGGCCGGGGTGGTGTCCACGTACAGCGCGTCGCGCCCGGTGGCACGCAGCCGGTCCAGCACCGCGTCGAACGTCGTCTCCGCCCCCTTCACCGGCACCGACTCCCCGCCGACCGCGATCGCCGCCGGGGCGAGGTCCCCCAGCAGCGGGTCACCGAGGTCGACCACCGCCCCCGGGTCCTCGGCGGCCAGCTGGACCTGGCCGAGGAGATCGCGCAGGGCCGAGGCCGCCGCCGTACGCCGGGAGAGCCCGGCCCCGACCGCCCAACGGCCCCGCGCGGAGGCGTCGGACGCCTCGTGGGCCGAACCCCCTTGTGCGGACGGGCTGTTCGCCTCGCGGGCCGAACTTCTAAGCGTGGAAGGGCTGTTCGCCTCGCGGGCCAGGACCACGTGGGCCGAGGTGCGCCCCTCCTCCCCCAGGTCCAGCAGCTCCACCGCGATGTCCAGGTTGGCGGCCGACTTCAGCAGGAACACCAGCTCCGGGTCGTCGCCGTCGGCCGCGACCGGGCTGACCGGGGTGGTGCCCCGCACCGCCCGGACCAGGGCGTCGTGCGCGAGCGCCGAGAGCAGCCCCTGCCCGGCCGCCTCCGCCGCGCTGCCGCCCGCCCCGGAACCGGCCCGGCTCGCCAGCTGCGCCCGGTCCCGGTTGTGCGGGCCGAAGGGGCGCAGGGCCGCCGCCAGAACCCGTACGGGCTCCTTGCTGATCAGCGAGGTCGCCACCGCCCAGGCGGTGGGCTCGGCACCGGTGCCGCCGCCCGTGGTGAGGTCGGCGGGGCCGAGGGTGCGTACGGTCTGGCGCGGACCGTCCTGCCCGGCCTCCGCGAGCGGTACGACGTGCTCGACGTACGCCTCCGCCGCCGCGTACAGCGCCCGCATCCGCGCCCCCGCCAGGTGGTGCACGTCGAACGCGCCGATCCTCCTGCGCACCCCGCCGCCGAGCGCCACCTCCACCCGGCTGAGCTTCAGCGGGGTCTGGGTCAGCTCCTCGTCGTCGTACCGGCTGAAGATCCCGGTGTACGGGCGCACCAGCGCCGTGCTGATCCGGTTCAACTCCTCGACCAGCGCCTCCGCGTCCCGGGCCGTCTCCACGGTCGGGGTGACGGGCAGCGCGAGGGCGTCCGGCAGCGCGGCGGGGGCCGGACCCTGGTCGGCCGTGAGGGCGGCGCAGCGGGTGCAGCGGGGGTGGGGGTGGACCGGTTCGGCCATCACGTCGAGCGATGCGAGGTCCTGGACGAGGAGCTGACCGGCCGTCTCGGCGGGGAGGGCGCCGGTGGTGAGGCGGAAGATCTCGTAGCCGACGAGGTTGCCGACCATCGCCGCGACCGGGCCGGTGAGGGTGTCGCCGGAGACGGGGACGGCTCCGGCCGCCTCGCTCCACAACGTGGCGGCGTTGCCCGCGTCGACGTTGGCGCCGAGGCGCAGGAGCGCGCAGGACCAGCAGCCGGTGGAGGTGGCGGTGGCGAGCGGGCCGACGATCAGGCGGCGGCCGAAGAGCCAGGCGGGGATGAGCGTGACGCCTTCGGGGACCCCGGCGGCCAGCAGGGCGTGGGTCCGCGCCCCGGCCCCGGCGCCGGTGACCACGACGACGTCGTACCCGGCCAGCTCGGGCCAGGCCGCGTCCACTTCGGCTCCGGCGTTGATCGTCTCGATCCGCGCTCCGGCCCTGGCGGCCTCGGCTGTCACGTCGTCGTGGGCGGTGGTGGTGCCGATCCGGGCGCAGCCGTTGCGCACCAGGCTCAGCGCGCACCAGCGGGCGGTCTCGTCGTCACCGAGGACGGCGACGCGGGTGGCACGGTAGCGGGCGAAGCGGGCGGGGGCGCCGTCGGTGTAGTGGTCGACGTAGGCGATCTGGGCGGCGAATCGCTCGGTGATCTCATCCGGGAGGTCGTTGTCCCCGGAGGCCCCCTCGGCTCCGGTGGTGTCCGTGGTGCTTTCGGTGGCCGGGATGCCGCGGGCGAAGCCGCGCGCGTACAGCGTCCTGACCAGTTCGGCGGCCATCGCCCGTTGGGCCGGGCCGAATCCGGCGCACAGTTCGTCCATCCGGTGGTGGCCGGTGAGGTGGGGGACGACGAGGGAGGCGAAGCGGTAGGCGGTGCGGCCGGTGAGGTGGAAGCCGCCGTCGGCGTTGTGGAAGAGCACGCCACCGGGGGTCTCGGTGAACAGGACGTCCCGGCGGATGCGCGGGCGGGTCGCCGCGAGCGCGTCGAAGGCGCTGGTGGGGGCGGGCCCGGCGGGTGCGGTGGGTGCGGACCCGGCGGCGGGTGCGGCGGGTGCGGGGGAGGCGCTCTCGGCCATGGGCTCACACCTTCTCTGTGCGGCGGTCACGGATACGGACGGTTCTTCGCAGATGGGCGCGGAGCAGCTCGTGCACGCGGTACGGACCCGGCGGCCCGTCCTCCAGGAGTCCGGCGTCGGCGAGTTGTTCCAGTACGTCTT carries:
- a CDS encoding ABC transporter produces the protein MTSTAPRTPHDPPAEPAGSAAVALSGVHKTYGTTRAVDGVSLTVERGEFFGLLGPNGAGKTTLVEIMEGQRRADSGTVTVLGESPWPRNTALLPRLGVQTQTSSFFVRLTAREHLATMAALYRCDAAAAERALASVGLTEQGNTRVDDLSGGQRQRLAIASALVHDPELIFLDEPTAALDPQARRSLWQVLRDLKGAGRTIVYTTHHLDEAEALCDRVAIMVAGKVAALDSPGRLIAASSPTTRLLVPADRLSVERARAIPGVDRVTEEGGSVVLETLTSGPVLAAVDGIAGLQGVQTRTASLEDVYLTLTAAGTPEQPPEAGARPPA
- a CDS encoding lantibiotic biosynthesis protein, with the translated sequence MTPPTAPATTPESTTGAWQATHVFYAANPRPFLLRCVRPLVAELEADGLLAGYFFINYWLEGPHVRLRLKPSSPGAEAEVARRTEQAVDAFLAERPALYEVDSGFLNDFYNALFDIEFPGGERGHYTDDRGRMNLRPNNSRHREPYEPEFGKYGGPAGIELAEWHFRHSSNLVIDALATKNLHLRTVLLGTSAQLMMVIASTFLPERDELTRYLDSYYAFWHRAFPGTGFIGTDEYDRNYARTADGLRDRFARVRAATAPPGSPRSLPGSLAGWAEHCAELRDRARKLAVDGDLVFRSWDGERDERITDPETALPLLLSPYMHMTNNRLHVTIRDEAYLSHVLGRVLKESA
- a CDS encoding peptidase M50, which codes for MSTSGATGTPGAAAGFAAHRPGLRPGVLLSGPLLDGAATVHLVKDTGSGNSFKVGPKEHFLIARMDGERSLAEIGEEYAGEYGRRLGDAHWRQLLAALGAKGLLAGAPERPAPAVPPAPRTLLRGTLPLVADADATTARLHRVFGFLLTPWATVPLLVLLVAMEALVIAHSGELLIAVRELFTNPVLLTGIAILLWVSTALHELAHGVVARHYGGRVAEIGLRWRLPAVIMYCTVDNYPYLGGRRPRIATAAAGAVMNLLFLLPFCALWLLAPLDDATHEAISALLLLGSVQAFAMLVPLPPLDGYRIASELAGATGLAASTGAYLRLALRRSPEAATYPRRARIAYRGYALGTVLVLVAAVAAVAAGVHHLLTA
- a CDS encoding ABC transporter; this translates as MSAYTALSQAGYRAYTRDRTTLFFTFAFPLIFLVVFGLIFHGQTVEQSGKPYINYIAPGVLSWGVGNAAVFGVGFVLMQWRRDDILRLIRMTPTPVSAVLASRYVLGLGIGAVQTALFVAVAMLPSFGLQVDGRWPLVIPVLVLGITAFLALGVIVGSYAKTPEAVAAVANCLMIPMAFLSGSFFPLDAMPGWMQDLSRVLPLRYLNDGVSGALTGGGPLSDIGVACAVLAGFALVLGALALKTFRWSDKS